tgaaagcttttcctttaaggtagggaacaagacaaggatgcccactctccccacttttattcaacatagtactggaggtcctagtcatagcaatcagacaacacaaagaaataaaaggcatccagattggcaaggaagaagtaagttaaactgtccctgtgtgcagatgacatgatattgtacataaaaaaacctaaagaatccactccaaaactactagatctaatatctgaattcagcaaagttgtgggatacaaaattaatacacagaaatctatggcattcctatacactaacaatgaatgagcagaaagaaaaatcatgaaaacaattccattcacaattgcatcaaaaagaataaattacctaggaataaacctaaccaaggaagtgaaagacctataccctgaaaactataagacactcatgagagaaactaaagaaaataccaataaatggaaacacatcctgtgctcatggatatgaagaattaatattgtcaaaatggccatcctgcctaaagcaatctacagattcaatgcaatccctatcaaaataccaacaacattcttcaatgaactagagaaaatcgtcctaaaattcatatggaaccacgaaagaccctgaataccctAAGCAATCCTGAAatgattacactccctgactttaagctctaccacaaagccacagtaatcaagacaatttggtactggcacaagaacagacaacagaccaatggaacagactagagagccctgatataaaccgaAGCATAaacatcaattaatatatgataaaggagccatggacatacaatggggaaatgacagcctcttcaacagctggtgttggcaaaactggatagctacatgcaagagaatgcaactggattattgtctaacctcatactgaaaagttaactcaaaatggatcaaagatccgaatgtaagacatgaaaccataaaactcttaaacgaaaacataggcaaaaatctcttgaatataaacatgagcaacttttttctgaacacatctcctcgggcaagggaaacaaaatcaaacatgaacaaacgggactacatcatgctaaaaagcttctgtacaacaaaggacactgtcagcagaacaaaaaggcatcctgcagtatgggagaatatatttgtaaatgacatagctgacaaggggttaacatcaaaaatatataaagaacccatacacctcaacaaacaaaaagcaaataagcctattaaaaaatgagcacagaatatgaacagacacttctccaaagaagaaatgcagatggccaaaaggcacatgaaaagatgctccacattgctaattaacagggaaatgcaaattaaaaccacaatgagatatcacctcacactagttaggatggccaacatagaaaagaacaacattggcgaggatgcagagaaaggggaaccctcctacactgctggtgggaatgtaagctagttcatccattgtagaaagcagtatggaggttcttcaaaaaactcaaaatagaaaccatttgacccaggaactccactcctaggaatttaccctaagaatgcagttttccagtctcaaaaagacatatgcaaccctatgtttatcgcagcactatttacaatagccaagaaatggaagcaacctaagtgtccatcagatgaatggataaagaagatgtggtacatatacacaatggaatattactcagccataagaaaacaaatcctaccatttgcaacaacatggatggagctagagggtattatgctcagtgaaataagccaggcagagaaagacaactatcaaatgatctcactcatctgtggagcataagaacaaagcaaaaactaaaggaacaaaacagcagcagactcacagaacccaagaatggactaacagttaccaaagggaaagggattggggagggtgggtgggaagggagggataagggaaaaaaggggcattatgattagtacacataatgtagtgggggggtgcggggaaggcagtacagcagagagaagataagtagtgactctatagcatcttactacactgatgaacagtgactgtaatggagtatgtggtggggacttgataatggggggaatctagtaaccacaatgttgctcatttaattttatattaatgataccaaaaaaaaaaaaatgaaagaaagggtaGCAAGGGGATTTTGGAAAAAGCCACAAAAGTACACTAGAGGCTTCTGGAATATGTAAAGAAGGTGATAAGACATagagtaaactatgttttctgtatttcattactgatggatttttttcatgttctaaaaaaaaaaagtgagtaaaGTATACATAAAGTctcttttcaaaacaaaaagtgaactAGCAGGAAGAAACATGGGTGGGGGAGTATCACTGTGCAGGTCATATTGGAAGTAGTAAAAAACTGACACTGAAAACAGTAAGGCACATTGAGGATAAAGGATCAGGAACCAGGCTTCAAGATGTCCTTCTGAGGACCAGGTCTCAACACAGTGGGACGGGACTGAGAGGGGCTGAAGGCACCGAGGTCACAGGCTGAGTTGGGCAGTGGGGCGGTTCTCAGGGACGGTGATCTCTTGTGCTGAGAAGGGGCAAACAGAGCACTGGTAAgtcagaggaagcagaggagcaAGAAAGGGGAACCAACATCCCATCAGTTCAGAGGTACAAGTCTCTGAAGCTGACAGAAGATAGCAGGGGAAAAGGAGCAAACCAAGCCCTAAGACAGAAGAGGGCACGTAACACAGACGTGGAAAAGGACTGGTATGAACATATGACTCTTTTTTAAAGGCTTTATAGCATTATATTGTACAGTTATAGCATGATACATTTAACTAGTTCCTACCTTTTACTGTTACAAACAAGACTAAAATAAACTTGCATACATCATTTTGCATTTGCAGAATATATCTGTAGATTCAATTCCTGGAAGCAGAACTCTTGGATCAGactatttttatcatttccaCAGAAATTACCAATTGTCCTCCAAAGACTGGTTCGAATCTGCATCCACAGCTGCCATGTAGGAGATGGCCTACGTTTGTATGCCCATGCCACCAATTTGGACTCAAAGGGAGCAGGGCAACAGTGAACAGACTTGTGATTTAACAGTGAGGATATGTTTTAGCTGCCAACTTACTTCATGAAACTTTGAAACCAATGTGAATCCAAACTACTCCTTTAACTTTAATATCAAGGTACAATTCATTCAGATACAGTGGAACGAATAAAGACAGTGTGTATACTTATACAATGGAGTATGATTCACaagttaaaattaataattagTTACATGGATCAACATGGATTTTCAAAGACATTAAACAAAGAAGTTGCAGAAAGACACAAGTAAAATGAtatttatatgaagtttaaaaCACACTGTATACTACATGGTTTAAAGCTGTTACAAATAtagtaatgataaaaaataatcaagtgaATGATAAACATCAAATTCATAACAGTGACTACTTCCAAGCAAAATagtgaggaaaggaaaagataaaaggagATGGTGGGATTGAGGACAGATAAACAATGAGCTTCAATTGTATctgtattgctttatttcttaaaaaagcaaaactaaaaatgGGAAAGTACTAAGACTTGAAAAAATTAGATGGTAGACGCACAAGTAGTATGTTCCAGTGTTCTCTATATTTTTACACgtataaaatatttatagcataatttaagaataaattgGTCAGTTCATGGAAGAATCCAGTGAAAAAGTCAAACTATACTTGATGCTTAAGTTATTCTGGGGCATGAAagttaaaactgtttaaaaaccaTTCTCAGAACAATACCTTTTCGATAGCTGTGAGATTTAAAGATACCAAAGATACCAGCAATCCTTACACCTTGGTATTTTACTACACCTGCCAAACCTGAAAAATCacagttaaataaaattattataggCAAAAGTAACCACTTTACTAACTGAACAATTTAGAGGCCTAGGATCTCACATAGTCCtaaaataacttgaaaattaAGTATCATGATGAGGTTACTCTTTCACACAGTAATGTGTCAATAATGCATAAGGAAGACCAGGGAGGGGAGGCCTAGAAGTACATCAGACAAGAGACTAAGcataaagaaaggaacaaatgagACAGTGTGTGTTGAGGGAAACAGACATCATTTGGTATCTAATGGAATATGGTGGGGAGAGGAATAGGGGAAAACTCCTATGATTGATTTGTGTTACAAATCTGGGACTTAAAAGGTGTAAGGTATAAAGAAGTATAGTTTCTCTATTTCTGATTGATCATCTTCAGACAGTTTCACCTTTTCACCATACTGTAGTTGTCAAAAGATGATCACTCagtaatgaaataaagaaattaaatttctcaAGTTACTGCATCATCATTACAAACACCCATGAACAGTTACAGACAAGACTGTATAGTTTAAAGGGATTAACACtgaacctgaatctaatcagATCTATAAATCGAAATGCAGATTATAAGCAATGCAGAGGataataaaacaaacatgttAAACAAAGCACAGAATTTTAATTGGCTAAATCAAGAATGCAGGAAATTCTACAAGACAAATTTCCCactttcttcaacaaataagtgGCATGGGGGTAaggatagagagaaaaagggcagtTACAGTCTAAGAGACTTGAGAATCATGACAAATGAAATGTGTGGACCTTGTTTAGATCCAACTTGAACAAATCAACTGTAAAACAGACATCTTTGTGAGAGATCATCAGGAAATCTGAACATGAACATGAGACAATATATAAGGAAGTAGTATCACTTTACTTAGGTATAATAATGGTACTGTAGCTGTGATAGTTTCAcaaattcttttcatttaaaaatatttacttaagtaCTTACAGGTGAAATCATCTGAGGGGCAGGACTTTAAAATACTCCAGTCTCCTCCTCACATAAAAAACTTTAGGGGGGAGTAGGTTGAAATAAGGTTGGCAAAATAATAGTTGTTGAAGCTGGCTAACAGGTAGAGAGATTCATTTTACTGTTCTCTATTTTTGAGTGTTTAACAAATTCCATTATAAAAtggttaagtttttttttttaaataaaaagagtaggaaagaaaaatacaaggatTGCAAATAGTGTACAAGGTCTTTGCAGTTATATTAACCATTGCTTAAAACACTAGATGAAGCAGGGCATAATTTTCATGATTACTGACTTAAATTACTTTAATTAAATTTTCATGATTAACTATTTAAATTAAGAGACATTCCCAAAACATCATATATCTCCACATGCTGCTCAGCTGGTATATATATCCTAACAGGCTCTTACATCCCATCAAACCAAGAAATAACCCAAGAACACATacctaaataataaatgtttggtgCTACCCAGCCACCATAGGGTAACTCTTGCAAATGATTTGACGCTTCATGGTTTCCCCCAATGAAGACTGTGAGAACTGGGGCCTTCTTCTCTCCTGAATAATACCCAGAACACGAGAATAAAGCTGTCGGTTGGCATAACAGAAATTAAGCACAGAGAAAAGCAACTAGGCATTCCTATACCATTAGGCAttgcagaaaagcaaaataaggtctcaaaggaaaagctgagcTCATCATAAAAGTTAAAAAGCGCTTTCGAAACGAACTGCCATCTTTCCCTTGAGAACGAAGGGCTGCCACCGCGGTTTCAAGCCAGTGTACGTTCAGAGAGGTCAAGGACTTTGTCATTTCACTGCTATTACCCCAGAATCTAGAACCCAGACTAGCTCACAGCACTGGATAATTACACGAACTAGTGCCAGAGTCCTTAACCCGTCAGCTTCTTCCTCCAGATCCTGCCCTCAGCCTGCGATCCCTCCCTGAACAGGTAAGGGGACTGGAAAGAAGTGACATTTCCTAATCGTCAGTTCCTAGAGACGCAGCGTGAACAAAGACGGGAACTAGGAGCCAGCTAGTCACCTCCGTCAAGGTTCCCTCCCCACTGCTGGCCAGTCACGCTCGCACTGCCGGGTCCGAGGTCCGAGCCGCGCCCCTCACCTGTAGAAGGTCTGCATGTGGCGGTACTTGGGCGGCACGGCCATGCAGCGCAGGTCGGCCTCGTTGCGCACCGCCTGGAAGTCGCCGCAGCACAGCAAAAGGTCTATCGGCCCGGGGCCGCGCCGCTCGGCCAGCGCCAGCGTCTCATAGATCCTGTCTAGCTCGCCGTGGCAGCAGCCGGCCACAGCCACCCGCATCCTGCCGCCCGCGGCGGGGAGCTGCCTGCAGCTCGCTGGACCAGCGCCGGCCCGGGCCGAGCAGCGAGGACCTGACGCGTCGCCCTGCTCCCGCCAACAGTAACGCAGCCACAGGATGGTTGATGCTGCGGCAATATAAATCGCTTCCGGTTTCCACATCTCGCGAGAGAAGGATCGGGAAGAACCAAATGAACAGTAGGATGCCAGAGAACTTTCAAATAGATTCAGGCTCTTCGAATCTCAGCAGTCTGACAGatgataaaaatcaaaaccagagTAATTTGTTTTAAATCCCCAGAAAGGAGTTCAGTTTGATAAAATTAAACCAAGCTACACAGCTTGCGCAAGTGAGATTGGCTAATTCCCTAGGACGAAACCTCTCAAGGCAAAAAGAATTGCCTGAATCAGAAATCAAAAGATTTCTTAAAAGACACCTAAAATACAAACAATTTTAgctctctccatttctctcagCAGCCACTCAGTTGCCATGCCCTATAAATCTATCCTTTTCATTTCTACTCTCACTCAGTACCCTAATTCTGGCCTCTTACCCAAAACACTGTAACAGCCTCCCAGCTGTGTTTTCCACACTCAACTCCACTTCCTCCAATTCTAGTACTACCCTAAGGGCCAGATTCCTTTCCAAATACATAGCTTTGGTAATGTTACAATGCCATCCTCCTGCTCACAGACCTCTGATGGCTTCTCAGGGCCTATAGTTTCCTTAGCCTGTTGTTCTGGCCCACAGCCAGAACACAGGTATAtctattcatttacatattgtttatGGCTGCATTTATGTTACAGTGATGGAGCTGAGTCATGATGGAAAGCATGTTGcctgaaaagcctaaaatatcCATTCTTTGGtcctttatagaaaatgtttgctgacacCTGCACTAAACTACATCCCCCATTTCCCTCCCAGTGTTGTTTCCCTGGAGCGTGGGCTTTCCTGTGTTAGTGCCTCCGCTTAGCCAGTCTGCTCTCCTCAGGGAAATTCCCCCCTCCAGGTCCAAGTGGACCCTCTCAGGGAAGCTTTCCTGCCTCCCCATGTGATCTGTCCCTGCTTTGTACACCTGTCACACTGTGTCATGGCGTTTTGCACGTTCTGACTTTTACTGTAAATATTAACCTGTGTGTCGTGTTGCTTCCCTCTCACCCTGGTGGAGTCTCTCAGCAGCCAGAAGGCCAGAGGCATGTCTCAGCTATATTCAGCTCTCCCTAACCCTACACGTAGTCATTAGCTATTTGGAGACTCAAAAGCCAGGAGTCTTTTCTTCCAGCAACTTCCAGAATAAATAATCAACATTCTCCAGAGGGGAAAGACAAAGTGGGAAAACAAGACACTTGCAGATTCTTAAAGGAGGAAGCCAAGATTCTTAAAGGAGGGTTTGAAGCATTTGTTTGTTTAGCTGGTTGGGTAAGCGATCAGGGAAGTTCATAGCCCCCATAGAAGAGACTCCTCAGGAAAGGGACGGAGTGGGAGCGGAGCAATGCTCTAAACGGCCGCATCTCCCACTAGGGCACTGCTGGATCAACCGTCCCTAGGTTGTCATGGCCGCCGGGCTGGCCAGAGGGCGCAAGGGAGCATTCACAGGTGGGCTTCCTGTCCCCTGAGAATGGGAGAACACGGGAAAGGGGGCAAGAGGAAGTGGGTGGAAGGTCTCATGGAAAGGGCTCTTGTGACCAAAATATTGCACCCAGCGATTACCTGAATGGGGAACATTTAATCCCTTAGCATAGACTGTAGGTTCAGTGGTGTGTTAATTTCCTGTGGCTACTATAAAAACGTACCATAAAACTACCAGGTGACTTCAAATAACACATTTCTTCTCCCCcagttttggaggccagaagtaCAAAATCAGGTTCACATCaaaaccaaggtgtcagcagggccatccTCCCTCCAGGGGTTCTTGGA
The DNA window shown above is from Manis javanica isolate MJ-LG chromosome 3, MJ_LKY, whole genome shotgun sequence and carries:
- the LOC108400766 gene encoding lariat debranching enzyme-like isoform X2, giving the protein MWKPEAIYIAAASTILWLRYCWREQGDASGPRCSARAGAGPASCRQLPAAGGRMRVAVAGCCHGELDRIYETLALAERRGPGPIDLLLCCGDFQAVRNEADLRCMAVPPKYRHMQTFYRPRIKDRQPKQPNS
- the LOC108400766 gene encoding lariat debranching enzyme-like isoform X1, which translates into the protein MWKPEAIYIAAASTILWLRYCWREQGDASGPRCSARAGAGPASCRQLPAAGGRMRVAVAGCCHGELDRIYETLALAERRGPGPIDLLLCCGDFQAVRNEADLRCMAVPPKYRHMQTFYRWDYSTTEETMNEVLEKLNHDLKVPCNFSITAACYYPGRPQIQMQLVHRISPQKTILCPAWHH